In Arthrobacter sp. PAMC25284, a single genomic region encodes these proteins:
- a CDS encoding flagellar biosynthesis protein FlhB produces MSDSGEKTEQATDKRMKEVRSKGQLSRSQDLTAWVGIGAAAIMMPSTVERAASAATDQLFNVRGIIAAPDPAMALQALEHGLASIAGVITPMLVVVFVVVLAGAALQGGVHFKKFKADFEHFKPLPGLKRMFGTQALWGGAKALLKVGVVGLVLYSVVQGLVPVLLTAGGLPVAGVVSAGADGIALLIQFAVAAGIVLAAADFFVVMRRNRKKTRMSKKEVKDENKNAEGDPLIRSQRRARQMAMSRNRMIAAIGDADVVLVNPTHVAVALKYEPGKAAPRVVAKGSGHVAARIRAEAEAKNVPMVQDIPLARALHSACELGQEIPVDFYRAVAGVLAFVMSLKARGAAAGTHRMAAAHA; encoded by the coding sequence CGGAGCGGCGGCGATCATGATGCCGTCCACGGTGGAGCGGGCTGCGAGCGCCGCCACGGACCAGCTCTTCAACGTCCGCGGCATCATTGCGGCGCCTGATCCCGCTATGGCGCTCCAGGCCCTTGAACACGGGCTGGCATCCATCGCCGGAGTCATAACGCCGATGCTGGTGGTCGTCTTCGTGGTGGTTCTGGCCGGCGCCGCCCTGCAAGGCGGCGTGCACTTCAAGAAATTCAAGGCAGACTTCGAGCACTTCAAACCGCTTCCCGGCCTCAAAAGGATGTTTGGCACCCAGGCGCTCTGGGGCGGCGCGAAGGCGCTGCTTAAGGTCGGCGTCGTCGGGCTGGTGCTCTACAGCGTGGTCCAGGGCCTCGTCCCCGTGCTGCTCACTGCCGGCGGGCTGCCGGTCGCCGGCGTCGTGTCTGCCGGGGCCGACGGGATCGCGCTGCTCATCCAGTTCGCGGTCGCCGCCGGAATTGTCCTCGCCGCGGCTGACTTCTTTGTGGTGATGCGCCGCAACCGGAAAAAGACGCGGATGTCGAAGAAGGAAGTCAAGGACGAGAACAAGAACGCCGAGGGTGATCCGCTGATCCGCTCGCAGCGCCGGGCACGCCAGATGGCAATGAGCCGGAACCGCATGATCGCTGCGATCGGGGACGCCGACGTCGTACTGGTCAACCCGACGCACGTGGCTGTGGCGCTGAAATATGAGCCAGGCAAAGCGGCGCCCCGCGTGGTGGCCAAGGGTTCGGGGCATGTGGCTGCCAGAATCAGGGCGGAGGCGGAGGCGAAAAACGTCCCTATGGTCCAGGACATTCCCCTGGCCCGGGCGCTCCATTCCGCCTGCGAGCTGGGCCAGGAGATCCCGGTGGACTTTTACCGGGCCGTGGCTGGAGTCCTCGCTTTTGTGATGTCGCTCAAGGCCCGCGGCGCCGCCGCTGGGACGCACCGTATGGCCGCGGCCCACGCATGA